The following coding sequences lie in one Capsicum annuum cultivar UCD-10X-F1 chromosome 5, UCD10Xv1.1, whole genome shotgun sequence genomic window:
- the LOC107870558 gene encoding protein VAC14 homolog isoform X1, with protein sequence MSTAEALSVIPAAVLRNLSDKLYEKRKNAALELEGIVKHLTSTGDHDKINAVISLLSQEYTYSPQAHNRKNSTKHYSHALFNIIYDYHLGGLIGLAAVTVGLTTEAAQHLEQIVPPVLHSFSHQDSRVRYYACEALYNIAKVVRGDFIVFFNQIFDALCKLSADSDANVQSAAHLLDRLVKDIVTESEHFSIEEFIPLLRERMNVLNPHVRQFLVGWITVLDSVPDIDMLGFLPDFLDGLFNMLSDSSHEIRQQADSALSEFLQEIKNSPSVDYGRMAEILVQRAGSPDEFTRLTSITWINEFVKLGGDQLVPYYADILGAILPCISDKEEKIRVVSRETNDELRAIEADPAEGFDVGAILSVARRQLSSEWEATRIEALHWMWTLLNGHRSEVLVFLNDVFDTLLRALSDPSDEVVLLVLEVHACIAEDPQHFRQLVVFLVHSFQHDHSLLEKRGALIIRRLCVLLNAERVYRELSTILEGESDLDFASVMVQALNLILLTSPELSDLRDHLKQSLVKDAGRDLFLSLYASWCHSPMAMISLCLLAQTYQHASSVIQSLVEEDINVKFLVQLHKLIHLLETPTFAYLRLQLLEPGRYIWLLKALYGLLMLLPQQSAAFKILRTRLKTVPSYSFKEEKVARTSSGIPFFNGGGGSQISEDGNPNENSHDMHNGINFASRLKHFKQIQQEHRLHSKSQIYSRFSSASSTKEL encoded by the exons ATGAGTACTGCGGAAGCATTATCTGTGATACCAGCCGCTGTTCTTCGTAATCTGTCTGATAAACTGTATGAGAAGCGCAAGAATGCTGCTTTAGAG TTGGAAGGGATTGTTAAGCATTTGACATCTACGGGTGATCACGACAAGATCAATGCTGTTATCAGTTTGTTGTCTCAGGAGTATACGTACTCACCTCAGGCACATAACCGGAAA AATAGCACCAAACACTATTCTCATGCTCTATTTAACATCATATATGATTATCATTTG GGAGGTCTGATAGGACTGGCTGCAGTAACTGTTGGTTTGACTACAGAAGCAGCACAACACCTTGAG CAAATTGTCCCACCAGTCTTACACTCTTTTTCACACCAAGACAGCAGAGTTCGTTATTATGCCTGTGAAGCTTTGTATAACATAGCAAAG GTTGTAAGAGGAGATTTCATCGTATTCTTCAATCAGATCTTTGATGCTTTGTGTAAGCTTTCAGCAGATTCAGATGCCAATGTGCAAAGTGCTGCTCATCTTTTAGATAGACTTGTGAAG GATATTGTCACAGAGAGTGAGCATTTCAG CATTGAAGAATTTATTCCTTTGCTGAGAGAACGAATGAATGTCCTCAATCCTCATGTCCGCCAATTTCTTGTTGGGTGGATCACAGTTTTAGACAGTGTTCCGGATATTGATATGCTCGGTTTTCTTCCTGATTTTCTTGATG GATTATTTAATATGTTGAGTGATTCTAGCCATGAAATACGGCAACAGGCTGATTCTGCACTTTCAGAGTTTTTACAAGAGATTAAGAATTCTCCA TCTGTAGATTATGGCCGCATGGCTGAAATACTAGTGCAAAGGGCAGGCTCACCGGATGAATTTACTAGGCTGACTTCTATCACTTGG ATAAATGAATTTGTGAAACTTGGTGGAGATCAACTCGTCCCTTATTATGCTGACATTCTGGGAGCAATATTGCCTTGTATATctgataaagaagaaaaaataagagtT GTTTCTCGTGAAACAAACGACGAACTTCGTGCAATTGAGGCTGATCCAGCTGAGGGGTTTGATGTAGGAGCAATCCTCTCTGTTGCAAGGAG GCAGTTGTCTAGTGAATGGGAGGCAACACGTATTGAAGCATTACATTGGATGTGGACTCTGCTTAATGGACATCGATCAGAG GTCTTGGTTTTTCTGAATGATGTCTTTGACACTCTCCTAAGGGCGCTATCAGATCCCTCTGATGAG GTAGTGCTCTTGGTGCTCGAGGTGCACGCGTGCATAGCCGAAGATCCACAACACTTCCGCCAGCTAGTTGTTTTCCTAGTTCACAGTTTTCAGCATGATCACTCACTCCTGGAGAA ACGTGGAGCTTTGATAATTCGACGGCTGTGTGTACTTCTAAATGCTGAAAGAGTTTACCGTGAACTGTCCACAATACTTGAAGGAGAATCAGATTTGGACTTTGCATCTGTGATGGTCCAG GCTTTAAACTTGATTTTGCTTACTTCACCTGAGTTGTCTGACCTTCGGGATCATCTTAAACAATCACTGGTCAAAGATGCTGGGAGAGACTTATTTCTTTCTTTGTATGCATCTTGGTGCCATTCACCAATGGCAATGATAAGCCTCTGCCTATTAGCTCAG ACATATCAGCATGCAAGTTCTGTTATTCAGTCTTTGGTTGAAGAGGATATCAATGTGAAGTTTTTAGTGCAACTACATAAGTTGATCCACCTTCTGGAGACTCCAACCTTTGCTTACCTTAGGCTCCAG CTTCTTGAACCTGGAAGATACATATGGTTGTTAAAAGCACTATATGGACTGTTGATGCTGTTACCGCAG CAAAGTGCAGCGTTCAAGATTCTTCGTACTCGGTTAAAAACTGTTCCTTCATACTCCTTCAAGGAAGAGAAAGTTGCACGAACATCTTCTGGGATTCCTTTTTTTAATGGTGGAGGTGGATCACAAATTTCCGAGGATGGCAACCCAAATGAGAATTCACATGATATGCATAACGGAATAAACTTTGCTTCTAGGCTGAAGCATTTTAAGCAAATTCAACAGGAGCATCGTTTGCATTCAAAGTCACAGATTTATTCACGATTTAGTTCTGCCTCATCAACGAAG GAGTTGTGA
- the LOC107870558 gene encoding protein VAC14 homolog isoform X3 — MPYERQIVPPVLHSFSHQDSRVRYYACEALYNIAKVVRGDFIVFFNQIFDALCKLSADSDANVQSAAHLLDRLVKDIVTESEHFSIEEFIPLLRERMNVLNPHVRQFLVGWITVLDSVPDIDMLGFLPDFLDGLFNMLSDSSHEIRQQADSALSEFLQEIKNSPSVDYGRMAEILVQRAGSPDEFTRLTSITWINEFVKLGGDQLVPYYADILGAILPCISDKEEKIRVVSRETNDELRAIEADPAEGFDVGAILSVARRQLSSEWEATRIEALHWMWTLLNGHRSEVLVFLNDVFDTLLRALSDPSDEVVLLVLEVHACIAEDPQHFRQLVVFLVHSFQHDHSLLEKRGALIIRRLCVLLNAERVYRELSTILEGESDLDFASVMVQALNLILLTSPELSDLRDHLKQSLVKDAGRDLFLSLYASWCHSPMAMISLCLLAQTYQHASSVIQSLVEEDINVKFLVQLHKLIHLLETPTFAYLRLQLLEPGRYIWLLKALYGLLMLLPQQSAAFKILRTRLKTVPSYSFKEEKVARTSSGIPFFNGGGGSQISEDGNPNENSHDMHNGINFASRLKHFKQIQQEHRLHSKSQIYSRFSSASSTKEL, encoded by the exons ATGCCATATGAAAGA CAAATTGTCCCACCAGTCTTACACTCTTTTTCACACCAAGACAGCAGAGTTCGTTATTATGCCTGTGAAGCTTTGTATAACATAGCAAAG GTTGTAAGAGGAGATTTCATCGTATTCTTCAATCAGATCTTTGATGCTTTGTGTAAGCTTTCAGCAGATTCAGATGCCAATGTGCAAAGTGCTGCTCATCTTTTAGATAGACTTGTGAAG GATATTGTCACAGAGAGTGAGCATTTCAG CATTGAAGAATTTATTCCTTTGCTGAGAGAACGAATGAATGTCCTCAATCCTCATGTCCGCCAATTTCTTGTTGGGTGGATCACAGTTTTAGACAGTGTTCCGGATATTGATATGCTCGGTTTTCTTCCTGATTTTCTTGATG GATTATTTAATATGTTGAGTGATTCTAGCCATGAAATACGGCAACAGGCTGATTCTGCACTTTCAGAGTTTTTACAAGAGATTAAGAATTCTCCA TCTGTAGATTATGGCCGCATGGCTGAAATACTAGTGCAAAGGGCAGGCTCACCGGATGAATTTACTAGGCTGACTTCTATCACTTGG ATAAATGAATTTGTGAAACTTGGTGGAGATCAACTCGTCCCTTATTATGCTGACATTCTGGGAGCAATATTGCCTTGTATATctgataaagaagaaaaaataagagtT GTTTCTCGTGAAACAAACGACGAACTTCGTGCAATTGAGGCTGATCCAGCTGAGGGGTTTGATGTAGGAGCAATCCTCTCTGTTGCAAGGAG GCAGTTGTCTAGTGAATGGGAGGCAACACGTATTGAAGCATTACATTGGATGTGGACTCTGCTTAATGGACATCGATCAGAG GTCTTGGTTTTTCTGAATGATGTCTTTGACACTCTCCTAAGGGCGCTATCAGATCCCTCTGATGAG GTAGTGCTCTTGGTGCTCGAGGTGCACGCGTGCATAGCCGAAGATCCACAACACTTCCGCCAGCTAGTTGTTTTCCTAGTTCACAGTTTTCAGCATGATCACTCACTCCTGGAGAA ACGTGGAGCTTTGATAATTCGACGGCTGTGTGTACTTCTAAATGCTGAAAGAGTTTACCGTGAACTGTCCACAATACTTGAAGGAGAATCAGATTTGGACTTTGCATCTGTGATGGTCCAG GCTTTAAACTTGATTTTGCTTACTTCACCTGAGTTGTCTGACCTTCGGGATCATCTTAAACAATCACTGGTCAAAGATGCTGGGAGAGACTTATTTCTTTCTTTGTATGCATCTTGGTGCCATTCACCAATGGCAATGATAAGCCTCTGCCTATTAGCTCAG ACATATCAGCATGCAAGTTCTGTTATTCAGTCTTTGGTTGAAGAGGATATCAATGTGAAGTTTTTAGTGCAACTACATAAGTTGATCCACCTTCTGGAGACTCCAACCTTTGCTTACCTTAGGCTCCAG CTTCTTGAACCTGGAAGATACATATGGTTGTTAAAAGCACTATATGGACTGTTGATGCTGTTACCGCAG CAAAGTGCAGCGTTCAAGATTCTTCGTACTCGGTTAAAAACTGTTCCTTCATACTCCTTCAAGGAAGAGAAAGTTGCACGAACATCTTCTGGGATTCCTTTTTTTAATGGTGGAGGTGGATCACAAATTTCCGAGGATGGCAACCCAAATGAGAATTCACATGATATGCATAACGGAATAAACTTTGCTTCTAGGCTGAAGCATTTTAAGCAAATTCAACAGGAGCATCGTTTGCATTCAAAGTCACAGATTTATTCACGATTTAGTTCTGCCTCATCAACGAAG GAGTTGTGA
- the LOC107870558 gene encoding protein VAC14 homolog isoform X2, producing MSTAEALSVIPAAVLRNLSDKLYEKRKNAALELEGIVKHLTSTGDHDKINAVISLLSQEYTYSPQAHNRKGGLIGLAAVTVGLTTEAAQHLEQIVPPVLHSFSHQDSRVRYYACEALYNIAKVVRGDFIVFFNQIFDALCKLSADSDANVQSAAHLLDRLVKDIVTESEHFSIEEFIPLLRERMNVLNPHVRQFLVGWITVLDSVPDIDMLGFLPDFLDGLFNMLSDSSHEIRQQADSALSEFLQEIKNSPSVDYGRMAEILVQRAGSPDEFTRLTSITWINEFVKLGGDQLVPYYADILGAILPCISDKEEKIRVVSRETNDELRAIEADPAEGFDVGAILSVARRQLSSEWEATRIEALHWMWTLLNGHRSEVLVFLNDVFDTLLRALSDPSDEVVLLVLEVHACIAEDPQHFRQLVVFLVHSFQHDHSLLEKRGALIIRRLCVLLNAERVYRELSTILEGESDLDFASVMVQALNLILLTSPELSDLRDHLKQSLVKDAGRDLFLSLYASWCHSPMAMISLCLLAQTYQHASSVIQSLVEEDINVKFLVQLHKLIHLLETPTFAYLRLQLLEPGRYIWLLKALYGLLMLLPQQSAAFKILRTRLKTVPSYSFKEEKVARTSSGIPFFNGGGGSQISEDGNPNENSHDMHNGINFASRLKHFKQIQQEHRLHSKSQIYSRFSSASSTKEL from the exons ATGAGTACTGCGGAAGCATTATCTGTGATACCAGCCGCTGTTCTTCGTAATCTGTCTGATAAACTGTATGAGAAGCGCAAGAATGCTGCTTTAGAG TTGGAAGGGATTGTTAAGCATTTGACATCTACGGGTGATCACGACAAGATCAATGCTGTTATCAGTTTGTTGTCTCAGGAGTATACGTACTCACCTCAGGCACATAACCGGAAA GGAGGTCTGATAGGACTGGCTGCAGTAACTGTTGGTTTGACTACAGAAGCAGCACAACACCTTGAG CAAATTGTCCCACCAGTCTTACACTCTTTTTCACACCAAGACAGCAGAGTTCGTTATTATGCCTGTGAAGCTTTGTATAACATAGCAAAG GTTGTAAGAGGAGATTTCATCGTATTCTTCAATCAGATCTTTGATGCTTTGTGTAAGCTTTCAGCAGATTCAGATGCCAATGTGCAAAGTGCTGCTCATCTTTTAGATAGACTTGTGAAG GATATTGTCACAGAGAGTGAGCATTTCAG CATTGAAGAATTTATTCCTTTGCTGAGAGAACGAATGAATGTCCTCAATCCTCATGTCCGCCAATTTCTTGTTGGGTGGATCACAGTTTTAGACAGTGTTCCGGATATTGATATGCTCGGTTTTCTTCCTGATTTTCTTGATG GATTATTTAATATGTTGAGTGATTCTAGCCATGAAATACGGCAACAGGCTGATTCTGCACTTTCAGAGTTTTTACAAGAGATTAAGAATTCTCCA TCTGTAGATTATGGCCGCATGGCTGAAATACTAGTGCAAAGGGCAGGCTCACCGGATGAATTTACTAGGCTGACTTCTATCACTTGG ATAAATGAATTTGTGAAACTTGGTGGAGATCAACTCGTCCCTTATTATGCTGACATTCTGGGAGCAATATTGCCTTGTATATctgataaagaagaaaaaataagagtT GTTTCTCGTGAAACAAACGACGAACTTCGTGCAATTGAGGCTGATCCAGCTGAGGGGTTTGATGTAGGAGCAATCCTCTCTGTTGCAAGGAG GCAGTTGTCTAGTGAATGGGAGGCAACACGTATTGAAGCATTACATTGGATGTGGACTCTGCTTAATGGACATCGATCAGAG GTCTTGGTTTTTCTGAATGATGTCTTTGACACTCTCCTAAGGGCGCTATCAGATCCCTCTGATGAG GTAGTGCTCTTGGTGCTCGAGGTGCACGCGTGCATAGCCGAAGATCCACAACACTTCCGCCAGCTAGTTGTTTTCCTAGTTCACAGTTTTCAGCATGATCACTCACTCCTGGAGAA ACGTGGAGCTTTGATAATTCGACGGCTGTGTGTACTTCTAAATGCTGAAAGAGTTTACCGTGAACTGTCCACAATACTTGAAGGAGAATCAGATTTGGACTTTGCATCTGTGATGGTCCAG GCTTTAAACTTGATTTTGCTTACTTCACCTGAGTTGTCTGACCTTCGGGATCATCTTAAACAATCACTGGTCAAAGATGCTGGGAGAGACTTATTTCTTTCTTTGTATGCATCTTGGTGCCATTCACCAATGGCAATGATAAGCCTCTGCCTATTAGCTCAG ACATATCAGCATGCAAGTTCTGTTATTCAGTCTTTGGTTGAAGAGGATATCAATGTGAAGTTTTTAGTGCAACTACATAAGTTGATCCACCTTCTGGAGACTCCAACCTTTGCTTACCTTAGGCTCCAG CTTCTTGAACCTGGAAGATACATATGGTTGTTAAAAGCACTATATGGACTGTTGATGCTGTTACCGCAG CAAAGTGCAGCGTTCAAGATTCTTCGTACTCGGTTAAAAACTGTTCCTTCATACTCCTTCAAGGAAGAGAAAGTTGCACGAACATCTTCTGGGATTCCTTTTTTTAATGGTGGAGGTGGATCACAAATTTCCGAGGATGGCAACCCAAATGAGAATTCACATGATATGCATAACGGAATAAACTTTGCTTCTAGGCTGAAGCATTTTAAGCAAATTCAACAGGAGCATCGTTTGCATTCAAAGTCACAGATTTATTCACGATTTAGTTCTGCCTCATCAACGAAG GAGTTGTGA